Proteins from a genomic interval of Maniola hyperantus chromosome 1, iAphHyp1.2, whole genome shotgun sequence:
- the LOC138403026 gene encoding putative nuclease HARBI1 — protein sequence MAVNFYNYLISLYEEREARKIQRRRIRDVCDPFDLGDREFQSLWRISKPMAHYIVGRLSEDLEPQTSDGLPVHLKVLCSIQFLANGGYQRQVGQDHTMCQAQTTVSSFLGQFLTSIYRRLLAEWVHFPGSEPSRRSVASEFEAKFNVPGIVGLLDCTHIKIFPPSGPQGAHYKNRRKDAHTINVQLICDSNCRILSVNARYPGRVHDAFIWHHSSIREEMKRLHDRRIGNYFLLGDSGYPLEPWLMTPILHAEPNSPQQRYTDWHCQVRNAVERTNGYLKGSLRCLGIDRVLHYSPEKASEIIYACCIIYNLMKHFGVPLEEDVIAGNAEQYGDNEPGVEEPRHLLRFSRAKREQLIANYFN from the exons ATGGcggttaatttttataattacttgATATCGTTATACGAAGAGCGAGAGGCGCGCAAAATCCAGCGCAGACGAATTAGGGATGTGTGTGATCCATTTGATTTAGGCGATAGAGAGTTTCAATCGCTTTGGCGGATCTCCAAGCCGATGGCTCATTATATTGTAGGGAGACTTTCCGAGGATTTGGAGCCTCAAACCAGTGACGGCCTGCCTGTTCATCTCAAG GTACTGTGCTCCATCCAATTTCTTGCCAATGGAGGGTACCAGAGGCAAGTTGGGCAAGACCACACAATGTGCCAGGCCCAAACTACTGTAAGCAGTTTTCTTGGACAATTTCTGACTTCTATTTATAGAAG ACTTTTGGCTGAGTGGGTTCATTTTCCTGGCTCTGAACCAAGCCGGAGGAGTGTGGCTTCAGAGTTTGAAGCGAAATTCAATGTGCCAGGAATAGTGGGGCTCCTGGATTGTACccacataaaaatatttcccCCGTCCGGCCCACAAGGGGCCCATTATAAAAATAGAAGGAAGGATGCACACACCATTAATGTACAACTG ATCTGTGATTCTAACTGTAGAATACTCAGCGTCAATGCGCGCTATCCTGGCAGGGTGCATGATGCCTTTATATGGCATCATTCATCTATACGAGAGGAGATGAAAAGGCTGCATGACAGAAGAATCGGAAATTATTTCCTCTTGG GTGATTCAGGGTATCCATTGGAACCTTGGCTAATGACCCCAATTCTGCATGCAGAACCTAACTCTCCTCAACAGAGGTACACGGATTGGCACTGCCAGGTACGGAATGCAGTGGAGAGGACAAACGGGTACCTCAAGGGTAGCCTAAGATGCCTGGGGATAGACAGAGTTCTGCACTATTCCCCAGAAAAAGCATCTGAAATTATATATGCTTGCTGCATCATTTATAATTTGATGAAGCATTTTGG TGTACCATTGGAGGAAGATGTGATTGCAGGAAATGCTGAGCAGTACGGAGACAATGAGCCTGGAGTGGAAGAACCTAGGCATCTCCTAAGATTCTCCCGAGCCAAACGGGAGCAACTCATCGCCaattattttaactag